From the genome of Gymnogyps californianus isolate 813 chromosome 29, ASM1813914v2, whole genome shotgun sequence:
AAGGAGCCTTGGCTGTCCCAGACATAAACTAGGAAGACTGCAGCAGCCTGAGCTTAATCTGAAgtggatgaggaggaggaggagggcacgGAGACCTCAGGAAGTGCCTGGGAAAAATGGTGGGGGGGTGAAAACTCGGCAGTTCCATGCTTGGTAAAGCGGCCCAGAGTTAGGTCTAGGATGAGTGACGGTCTGAACAAACCAGTCTTCCCCCAGCTTAGCCGTTCAGCCCAGGGAATGTACTGCAACCGGGACAGGGTGCAGCATCCTTGGCCCTAAcctctcccctccacctccccagcGATACCTGACCTCTGAGGCTGAGGACCATCACCGCCTTTTTGACCTCATTGAGAGCATGCTGGAGTACGAGCCGTCCAAGCGCATCACCCTGGCCGAAGCCCTCAAGCACCCCTTCTTTGACATGTTGGAGATGGAGCCGAGCACAAAAATGTGGGACTCTAGCAGAGACATCAGTCGGTGACGCCACAGGTGCCAGCCTGCCCTCAGATTCTAGCCCCCGTGGAGGCCTGTGTGATTTCTATTCAGACacttggtgctttttttttttatacatgaGAAGAACTCCCTGGACACGTTTGTAAAGCTGTTAATATGTGAGATACTGTAAATAGCCCATATTCTATATCGGCCTCTGAGCACCACGGGCCCGAcctcctgctgttgctgctgccgTTATCGTGAGGTGAGGGGGCCTGTATGTCCATATTGTACATACCTCTGTTCACGTGTTGCTTTGTCTCCTGTTCTCTCCTGCCCTCCTTGGTGTAAATACTCCAGGACTCACAGCTCTCTGTAGCTTATCTGTTTCCTTGTAAGTTATGAAACTGGTGGGACTGCATGGGAATTATTTTTTGGATCAATGTCATAGCCCATCCCCACACCAGAGTTTTATAAGAATTTTGTACAGTctttgtggaaaataaatatgaagtgAATAAACCACCTGGTCTGGGTTTGGaccagcagcagcccctctTGGGGCTGTTCTGCTGGTCGGTTGTGCTCCTGCTGTGCGGTGGCTGTATGCTGCGccctgcagagggaaggaaggcacATCCTCTTGTTGTGGGATGAAAGGTACTTTTTATGGTCCAGGAAACTTGAGCAGTGAAGCCGGCTCTGTCCACCTGCACCTCACAAGCTTGGATGCTGGGCTAGTGTCTGAGCTTGCACTGAGTATGAGCTGCTTTTGGCCCTCTGAGGGCTGCAGCTGGACCCGAGCATGTTCAGGTGTGAGGGGCAGCAAAACACAGGCTGGCCCCTTCATCATCCCCTGTGGTCAGTATTGAGGTGGGATGTAGAAAAAGGAGGACAGTGGGTACTTCAAGATACGTGTGCTCTACTAGAGACACCTCTCGCTCCCTGGACGGGGTGAAGTGCTGGCTACGGGTAGGATGGCTGTTGGAAAACGGGTGTACGGGTGTCCAGATGCCCGCATCGGGctgtcacacacacaccccagtGTCTGTCGGTGCCTTTTTGGCTCTAACCAGCAAGGGCCTTGGCTTGGACTTTTCCATGGGAATTGCTGGGGATGTTTCAGACCTGATGGCAGCACTGTGTAGACGCTTTCCCAGTGTGTCTGGGAGAATCTCGCTGGGGTGGTGTCAGTAACGGAGCAGTTATGCTCATGGTCTGTTCTGCAGGAGCTTACCGCTTGCCTGTGGCACCATCTGTCTGTGGCAGACTGTGTCCTGGCTCTGGCAGACTGTCATCATGCAGAGGGATAAAGGAAAAGTCCGGCTTCACCTGGAGTTAGTGTGGGGGAGTCTCAGGAGGGGTGACATTGAGTAATCTTCATGAGCTTGTGATCCTAACTTAAAGAGCTTGGGCTGGAAGCTTTCACCTGCCTCCTGCGGTATCGCTCGGCtaggcagcagccagccaggaggTGTGTGCCAGGGAACGAGAGCAGGGGAAGACCATGTCCTGCTGCGGGTGTAGCCAGCCCCCGGGTGAGTCTGGAGGAGAATCAGATTGACTAAATAATAGCTGTGGTCTGTctcagacttaaaaaaaaaataacccacaCTGGTGTCCAAAACCGGAATTCACAGCTTTTACCTTCCCAGCAGAGAGCACGGCTCAAGGTGCCAGCTGTCTGGGTTGAAGTGGGAGCTCATAGATTTGTGTGTAACTTTGTAAGTCTGTGTTCAGAGcctaaagaatatttttagcagAGAGGTGCAGTTGCTGCTAAGCACTGAGAGCTGGGACGGGAACTAGAGGCAGGTATGGATAAGCGTCCTGTGCCGCTCTCAGGGTGCTGAGGAACCCCTGTTAGGGACGGGGTGTCGGTATGCTGTCCACATGCAGCTGGTAGTTGATGGAATCAGGGATCCCTATAAATAACTGGTCCAGGAGACACAAAAGTTAAATTCCCCAAGCTGCTCGCCGTGCCACGAATTCTTCCCTGGCTGTTTTACTTCCATGGAGTCTGCTGTACGGCTGCTTCGGGTGGGCTCAGTGAAACAGCTGCTCCGCTGCACTCCCCCTGACCTCCCCGAGGCTAAAGCCTGGGGGGATTCCACGCAGGCCGCCGGAGGCGAACGGCACCGCGGCCGTCCCGGTAAGAGGCGGGAGCCCAGCCGAGGGGGTTGGACGTGAGGCCTCGGCAGGACCCGCAGGAGGGGCCTGCTGTCGTGGTAGGCCTGGCCGAACGGAGCCATCGTTGGGTAGAGGAGCCCGGCCCTGGGCGGGGGACCCGGAACCCGGGGGGGCGTGGGGGCCCGGCCCTGGGATGGGACACCGGGAACCCGGCGGGACACGATGGGGCCCGGGCGGCGGAGAGGCCTGGCCCCGGCCCGGCGTTGCCATGGGCCCGCTGTTGCCATGGGGACGCGCTCCCGACGGGCCCtgcgctgggggggggggggaaggaatgCGCCGGCACGTGACTCTCGGACCTGTGGCCGCATCACGTGCTCGCCTCCGCCCGACGCGGCCCTGCGCGTGCGCAGAGGCCCCCTGCAGTGAGGCTCCCCGGAGCCGCAGGCGGTGCTGGTGACGTCACGGGGCGGCGGCCAATCGGTggcagcggggcggggcggcggcggctgagggcgctgaggcggcggcggtcccggtcccggcccggcccggccatGGCCCagcgcggcggccccgcggtGCTCCCGGACAACCCCTTCCAGGTGCGTCCCGTcccggggagcggcggcagcagcgacgggcccgggcccggcccccgcGTCACACTGGCCGTGTCTCTTGCAGGACCCCGCAGTGGtgcagccccggcccggccccgaGCGCTCGGCGCTGGATGCCTACAACCCCTTCGAGAGCGGCGCGGTGAGGcgggcgggccgcggcggggccgcttCCCGGCGGCCGGGGCCCTCCCCGCGGCGAGCGGCGCCTCACCGTCCccccctcttcttcctgcagCCGCCACCACCGTACGAGGCCCCGTCGGCGGCTCCGCCGCCCCTGCCAGCGGCCGGCATGCCCCGCCGCAGGCGGCCGCGCAGCCCCCGCGGAAAGCTAGCCCCACGGAGCCCCGAAACTACGGCTCCTACGGCACGCAGGTACCGGGCGGGGGAGGCAGCCGCTTGGCCGCCGCGGGGTGGGCCGAGAGAGAAGGCGGGAGCCCCAGGGCCTgcgttcccccccccccccccaggcctCGGCGGCAGCCGCCACGGCTGAGCTGCTGAAGCGGCAGGAGGAGCTGAACCGGAAGGCGGAGGAGCTGGACCGGCGGGAGAGGGAGCTGCAGAACGCGGCCCTCGGCGGCGCCGCAAGTGAGTGGCctgcggggcaggggagggccGGCGGCCGCCTTCCCCTCGGCCCCCCCCTGCGCGGgcactgctgctctctccttctcgcctccttccctctgcagcGAGGCTGAACAACTGGCCCCCGTTGCCGTCCTTCTGCCCCGTGAAGCCTTGCTTCTACCAAGACATCCCCGTGGAGATTCCTGCTGACTTCCAGAAGACCGTTTCTACCATGTATTACCTCTGGATGGGTGAGTCCCTGGGGGAAAGCGAAGGGCAGATCctgggaggaggtagaggaacaAGCGTCCTGTGTGCGAGTGAACgctgctgctctggagaagTTGCGATTAAGCGGGAGCGCCCGGGTCTGGGGGGGCTGAGCCCTtggtgtggggaggggggagcctTGCTGGGGGTTGCCTGACTGATGTGTGCTCTCTCTCAGCCAGCACCATTGCTCTCTTCCTGAACTTCTTGTCCTCGCTGGCCTGGTTCTGTGTGGAGCCCTCGTCCGGTTCTGGGTTCGGCCTCTCCATTCTCTGGGCTCTTCTCTACACGCCTTGCTCCTTTGTCTGCTGGTACAGGCCGATGTACAAAGCTTTCAGGTGTGTATCCGCTGGAGCTCGCAGGCCAGCAAAGCAGCGGGGTGGGGTGGCTGCATGGCTGGCGCTTGAAGCTGGGGAGACTGGGCTGCTCGGTTGAACCGGCCCTTGCCCCGAGTGCGGCACCGATGGTGTCCCAGCTCCTTGTGGCCTTTGGGTCTGGGGGATGCGGTGATTCTGCACTGAGCTTCGTGTTCTTCCTGTGTCCCCCGCTTTAAGGAAGATTTGAGAGTTCTTTTCGGTGGCCTAACCTCGCCTGTCTCTTTCTCGCAGGAGTGACAGTTCGTTCaacttctttgtcttcttcttCGTCTTCTTTGCCCAGAACGTGATTTACGTGCTGCAGGCGATTGGCATACCAAACTGGGGATTCAGGTGCGCGTTGTGCTGACCTCGGGGAGCCCTGGCTGGCCGAGTACCCCGAGAGGGAGGAGGcgggtgggggagagggaacCTGTGGGCAACCGCCTCTTGTTTTGCAGCGGCTGGATACTGAGCCTGATAGCGCTGCGGAAGAACACGGCCGTGGCTGTGATGATGATCCTGGTGTCCTTGTTCTTCACAGCAGTGGCTGTGTTGGGCATTATTATGCTGAAAAAGGTGAGTTTGCATCGAACCTCGGGGCCAGAGCgctgcttggggggggggggggtttggcAGGCGCGGGGTCACGGCTCTGTTCGTTGGGGGCCTGGAACGGGGCTGCTGCCCTGACCCCGAGCCTGCTGCTCTCTTCCAGATCCACTCTCTGTACCGCCGGACGGGCGccagcttccagaaagcacagGAGGAGTTTGCTGCGGGGGTCTTCTCCAACCAGGCGGTGCGCACTGCGGCGGCCAACGCCGCCGCCGGTGCCGCCACCAATGCCTTCCGGGCGCCCTAGCCAGGCGGGGGCCCCGGCTTCTCATCGCACGTGGGCTCTTTCTAAGGAAGAGGAAATCCAAGTTGCACTTTCATTGGATCCCCGTGTGTCTGCATCAGCTGTCGGAGGCTGCCTCATCCCAGCTTGGAAGTGCTGGTGCCTGAATCGTCTGCTGCTCTAACCCCTTTCCTCACGGATGGAGGCTGTTCTGGTTTGTGCTGGTCCCCTCCCCTCAGCGGACTGGGGAAGGAGCGGGATGGGAGGTGCTGTGGCCAAGCCCTGCGCTTCTCATCGCCCTCCCTTCCAGCACCAGCTGCTGGGGGCAGGAGCCTCCTCCAGACGTGTGACAGGGACCGAAACGGCCGCTCACCTTCGCTGGGCTCTCCTGTTTCCCCACCTGGGGATGCCGCTTGTGTGCCCTGGGCCTTGTGTGCCCAGTCCCAGGGCGTGCAGGGGCTGGCTCTTCCCTGgaggctttttcctcccttccctttgacGCGGGACCCGATTCTCTGCCAAGAAAATcgcctccctcttcccccagggGCTTGCTCCagtgggctggggctggctccGTCCCCAGGGTGCTGAGCTGGGAGGGCAGCCCCCCACTCCAGTCCCTTTCCCCcgtcctctccctctctcctttgcCGGGCTGAGCCCGCTCCAGGCGCGGGGATAAGGAGAGCGCGGTGGTGcatgtgctgctggtggggcttCCTGCCCTTAGCCTGTGTGCCCGGCCCCCGCCGTGTGGGACTGGGCCCGCGGTGGTCCCTAAAGCCGGGCTGGGCACCGAGGAGGGACCCGGGTACCTCCTTAGCTCCTGCCTCGCCTCCAGCGAGGGGGTGAACggcttctcccttcccccctgcctctgcctgccctggggccagCACCCCCTCGCTCCCCCTGGCACTCTTCACCCAGAGCCcgtcccttccccagcaccctTCTCCCTTCTCAGGGGCTGAGCCGGTCCCTGTGCACAGCGCTGCCCAGTATGTGCCCCCCGCTAGCCCTTGGTGTCCCCCGTCCCGTGTGCCAGTGTCCCCCGGGGCTCCCTGGGCCTGGCGTCCCTGGGCCGGGGGTTCCCGAGTTCTGCTTCgccccatctcctctcccacGCTCCTGGGtttgtccctgctgctcctgggctggCGAGAGGCTCCGTGCCTTCATCTGCGGGGGCCAGCGCGTGCGGTAGCTCCCCACAGCCGCGGCTCGGCCCTGGCCAGTTGTGCTGGGTGATGGCGGTGGTCCCCGCTCCAGCCGTGGCCgtcctgccgccgccgccgcctcccgtGTGTTGCTGTGCCCGACGCCAAGCCGCCTTCGGGTTTTATTTAAGGAATAAATGAAGTTTCACTCAGCCTCCGCCGTCTCCGTGCGCTGACAGACGGGAGCgggaggggagcggcggggccgcggcctCCCGGTGGGGCGGGCCGGACTACAGCTCCCGGCGTGCCGCGCAGGGGCGGCCCCGGTGCGGGCGCGGCCCGAGctgcggggggcggcgggagctgTACCGGGAGCTGCCCTGCGCTTCGGGCGCGCCCGCCTCCTGCCGCGGCCACCGGGCTGCGGCCCCGGCGGAGCGGGGATCCCGGAGGCCGCCGCCGGGGTTCGGCGGGGGGCGATGCTTGGCCGCGCTCCGCGCAGCATCCCGCCGCCCGGGCGTCCCCGCCAGCCGCTccgcgcggggccggggctggggggcgcggggcggtgAGCCCGCCGGTACCGGCCCGTGCCGGGGGCGCTCCTGGCAGCGGGaaccaccccccaccccccgccccatcCCCCGCGGGCGCTCCGGCCCCtgcgcccgccgcccgcggaGGATGCTCCTGGGCGGCGGCCGGTCCCTCGCCCGCTGCCCGGCCCGCGGCTCCCGCCTCCCGGCGCTGCCCCGGGGgccggcggcccggcccgggtGCCGCGTCCCGGGCGGCGGTTCTCGGCCTCCGCAGGGCGGCATGATCCCCCGGCGGGGGCCCGGCGCTGGAGGGACGGCGAGAGAGGAGAAAGCCCCGGGGCCGCGTTCTGCCTCCGGCCGGGAGCTCTAGGCCGGCTCTGCGGCCGGGATGCGAAGGTACCGGTGAGGCTGGTTCTGTTCCCAGGACATCCCGCGGAGCTTCTGGCGGCCCCGGGTCCCGCGTGGCCGTGGGCGCTGCCCCGAGCATCCCTCccggggggggcagggaagagccGCCGTCAGCATCCTCCAGGAGGCGAAAGGTGGAGCCCGGCCCGTTCCCGCAGAGCATCCGTTCCTGCTTCCCCCGGGCCGGCCCCGTCCTGGCGCCCTGCCGCCGGCTGCCCCGGGGCTCTGGGGCCGGCTGCCCCCGCTCGCTGCCCGGGGCAGCCATGCCCTCCCCCAGCGACTCCAGCCGCTCGCTGACCGGCCGCACGTCTCGCAGCCTCACCCACCTCCGCGTCCAGCGGACCTGGCTGCAGatcctgctggtgctgggcttcATCCAAGTGATCCTGGGCATCCTGATCGTCACCTTCAGCCTGGTGGCGGCCACCATCACGCCCTCCACCAAGATCCGGCACTCCTGCCCATCCTGGGCCGGCTTCTCGGTGAGTCTGGGGCCAGGGCAGCGCGGGGAGGGGTCCGGCACAGacctgctctgccagctccctggATGCTGAATTTGCCGCCGGTCCCAGGGGAGTGTAGCCCCGCTGCTCCCCCACCCTCTGCCCGTGGCTGCCGCGGTGCATTGTGGGAGAATCCCAAGGGTTCCCCCAGGGTGACTCTGTGAGGGATGGGGACCCCCAGAGCGGTGGGGGAGGCTATCCAGGGTACGTGTGTTGAGGTGACACGCTTCTGGACAAACCCTGAGCAGGTTTGTGCAGCcgcaggcagggaggggtgcGTGGGGTGCTGCAGCGGTGACGGGGCGGGGGAccgggcagccctgccctgctcccgaGCCAAGCGGCGgggtgctctgcctgctgcataCGTGGGGTGAGGGCAGGACCCTGGCAGACCCCGGGTCCCCCGCGGTGACCCTGCGGCATGGATCCTGGCCCGGGTTCGCTGTCCGGCACGGAGCTGCCCGCAGTCCCCAGGCTCTCCAGTGCCCTGAATCAGCAGTTTCTCCCAGCTTGCGGCACCGGGGCTGCCCCTACggccctgctgctcctgggcgGGCTTCGGGCCTGGAGGGCTCGGGGGGCTCTGCCCAAGGGCCGGGGGGCTGCTCTGGGCCCCACTGCCTGGCAGAGACccctccccatcctcatccccgGGCTTGTGCGTCTGCAGCTGGCGCTGTCCGGGCTCGTCGGCATCGTCTCCTGGAAGCGGCCGCTCACCCTGGTGGTAGGTGTTGGGGGGAGCCCCCTCCGCAGGCGGGGGGCCAGGATGGGAAGGGCAGCGTGAGGGGGCCGAGCAGCCCCACGTGCCCCCGGACATGCAGCCGCAGGCGTCGGCTGCCTGCTACGCAGCCGGGCCTGGCtggcagcccctctcctccccgctGCAGATCACCTTCTTCACGCTGCTGTCAGTGCTGGGCGTCATGCTGAGCCTCGCCGGGTCCATCCTGTCCTGCCAGAACGCGCAGCTGGTGAAGTCCCTGGAGGCCTGCGAGAGGGTGAGGCTGGTCGGGGGCTGCCGCAGTGCGCCCGGGCAACTGAGCGCAGCTCGCCCCTGGCTGCAGGGCCCTGGGGACACGGGGAGCTGTGGAGCAGGGGTCTGGTGGTGGAACGCGCCGGTGGCTCTTGGGGGAGAGCACGGCGTCACGGTGTTCCTTGTCCCCAGGAGAGGGACTCATGTGTCTGCTGCCAGGCCCGCTCGGAGCCCCCGCCCGCCTCCTGCAGCCGGCAGAGTGAGATGCTGACCATGTTCCCCAACCCCAACTGCCGGAGCATCCGTGTGGCACTCAAGGTGGGGGACCCAGGGGGGGCAAGGGCTCCCTGGGGAGCGGCTGCGCACCCCGCCATGCTCTGTGGGCGTCCGCAGCTCACCCCGCTCCTCCCCAGGACCTCCTCTTCAGTGTCTGCGGCTTGACCGTCTTCTCCACCATCATCTGCACACTCTC
Proteins encoded in this window:
- the SCAMP3 gene encoding LOW QUALITY PROTEIN: secretory carrier-associated membrane protein 3 (The sequence of the model RefSeq protein was modified relative to this genomic sequence to represent the inferred CDS: deleted 2 bases in 1 codon), with product MAQRGGPAVLPDNPFQDPAVVQPRPGPERSALDAYNPFESGAPPPPYEAPSAAPPPASGRHAPPQAAAQPPRKASPTEPRNYGSYGTQASAAAATAELLKRQEELNRKAEELDRRERELQNAALGGAATRLNNWPPLPSFCPVKPCFYQDIPVEIPADFQKTVSTMYYLWMASTIALFLNFLSSLAWFCVEPSSGSGFGLSILWALLYTPCSFVCWYRPMYKAFRSDSSFNFFVFFFVFFAQNVIYVLQAIGIPNWGFSGWILSLIALRKNTAVAVMMILVSLFFTAVAVLGIIMLKKIHSLYRRTGASFQKAQEEFAAGVFSNQAVRTAAANAAAGAATNAFRAP